GCCGCGACGCGGTGGGGAAAGGGCAGGGCGAAGGAAGAAATCTGCCGAATTATGTTTCCGTTTCTGGTCGGAGCGAGCATTAATTAAGATCGAACGGCCGACGGCTAATCCAGCATCAACGGCGTGATCTAGCTGGGCCCATCTAAATGGGCCTCCAATATGGGCCGGCCCGAGAAGCCCAGAAAGACGGAGGGCATTCGGCAGCGGCGCCCCGTCGTTATAAGAAGGCACCCTAGGGTTtgcgccccgccgccacctcctccAAGAAGCCTCAGCTCTCGCTGCTCCCGCACctccccgcgcgccgccgccacctcgcCGCTCGAAGCCCGCAGCGCAGCCATGGCGGAGCAGGTAAGGGCTCCTCCTGTCCTTCCCGTCTAGTGGTGTCCCTTGGTTCTTCCGTTCGCCTGCTCGCTCCTGGTACTTGGATAGTTGGATTTGTGCTGCACAATCGCGCTTCGGGCCGTGTATGCTTAGATCTGTTCGTGAAGAGGTTTTTGTATTCGTCGCAAATCGGTTGGCAGCAGGTAGTTCTTAGCAGTTTCTGTGGCCAGAAATATCTGATCAGGGTTTGATGTTTGTGGGTGAGATAGCGTTCTACTTCACTTCTCACCTTGTTTGCTAGTGATTCCTTGTTTCTGCGTAGCCATTAGCTGCTTAGTGAGTGACTTTTTTTTTGACGAACAGCCTTGAACTGTCATGTTATACAACTATATATGCGATCTTGATTTGCTATGTACCCGATTCATGTGAAATCAATAGGGAGTGTGCCTGTTGTTATATTTTCTGGCTAATTATTGCGGTGCATTAGCCCAAGATTTGTTCCTCTACATGCATGTTTCAGTCCAAGCATATGATTAGATGTTGGTCGTCTTGTTTTAATGGTTTACATCCATTCTTGTTGTGCAGACCGAGAAGTCTTTCCTCAAGCAGCCCAAGGTTTTCCTCAGGTGAGGAATTTGTTCATTTCATGATCTTGTTATTGTTTAGCATTGGACAAACGTTTTCTTGATCAAAGTTATTGTACTTAACAATGCCTTTCTGTTTGATATAGCACAAAGAAGGCTGACAAGGCTAAGAGGCCTGGCAAGGCTGGCAACCGTTTCTGGAAGAGTGTTGGCCTTGGCTTCAAGACCCCAAGGGAAGCCATCGAGGGTAAATAATAGGCCACCACCCCTTCTTGTTTAGCTGTTTCTATACTTGC
This region of Lolium perenne isolate Kyuss_39 chromosome 2, Kyuss_2.0, whole genome shotgun sequence genomic DNA includes:
- the LOC127336209 gene encoding small ribosomal subunit protein uS17; its protein translation is MGRPEKPRKTEGIRQRRPVVIRRHPRVCAPPPPPPRSLSSRCSRTSPRAAATSPLEARSAAMAEQTEKSFLKQPKVFLSTKKADKAKRPGKAGNRFWKSVGLGFKTPREAIEGTYIDKKCPFTGTVAIRGRIIAGTCHSAKMNRTIIVRRNYLHFVKKYQRYEKRHSNIPAHISPCFRIKEGDHVIIGQCRPLSKTVRFNVLKVIPAGTTGGGKKAFIAA